The following nucleotide sequence is from Hevea brasiliensis isolate MT/VB/25A 57/8 chromosome 7, ASM3005281v1, whole genome shotgun sequence.
AATAATTACCAACCAATAATTAGCCATAAGTATTATGCATTAAAGGGTGGACACAAACAATCACCAACCAAGAAGATCAACAATTCCCAAAACGACATCGCAAATTTGCTTCAAACCTTTCTCTCTACGTGCAATCTCCGGCGGATAAGCCAATTCTGGGTACCTTTTAAATGCATTATGGCAACCATTTGGATAATCGGCAGCGGCCATAATGTGCATATAAGCATAGTCATAAGATTCCACGGCTAAGTCTTGAACAGAAGCTTGAAGAGCATCACCTGCATAGCTATACTTATCGGCACACTCTTTGAGCACCTTCTTCAAGATTGTGTCGTTTGCACTACTAGGCAATTGAGAAGACAAATAAGAAGATGTAGCTGTGGCATTAGCTATTCCAATACCAATCATGATTAGTGCTAGCCCTTTGGTGTCTGCTTTTGAACTTGTGGCATTGGATTTGAGAGATGAAACACAAAGGTCATAGTATTTGGTGTTTTTGCATGTTTTTTGGATCAAATCCATGTCCCCTTTAACAAAAATCAGTGGTTGGTGAAAAATCTGTTGACGGAATGCTAGGGAGGAGAGAAGAAGGAACAAGAAAATGGCAGAGGCCCCCATTAGAGAGAGTGAAGTAGATTCTAGTCTCTCACTCTTTCTTTGTGGGGAGTCAGAGAGAAGTGAATGAAGTTTTTGAAGGAGTGAAGCTAAGGTGGCAAAAAAGGTAAAAAATTATCGCCTTTTTTTCCCTCAGTAAAATTGTAAATTGTTAtcgaatttattaatttatttttttattagggaGTTAAGAGAGCAAAAAATCAAACATGAGTCTTCGAGATGCTTTTAATCCATAAATAAGTCAAGTTAagcaaatatattaattaattaattagaacaaTGGAATCATGAAATAGGTGGAGTAGATTTACTTTTATAAATATTATGGTCTTTATGAGAGCAAATGTGTATTTGACTTAAGGGTCACTCACTGCACAATTACACATGATTGTAGACATTGAATGAGTTGTTTTTTTGTAGTTTATTAAATCCAAGGCGTTGTTTTAGCTGGTACGAAAAAGAAGCTATAAGCCATTCACAAGGCAAATTTTGGCAGCTGCCCTACTGCCAAAACCAGAGTCACGGGTTACAAACTGCACCATTTTTTAGACCCTCGTCTCATCTCGACGCTGTTTGAGCTCTCTAATGTCCTGTTTGAGCTCTCAAATGCCATCCATTTCTTGACACTTGCAAAGTTTGCAGAGTATATCAGCCCATCAACTATTGTATCGAGTTACCCTTACCAGAACCTAtcatcaataattttttttttttttttacgataAAGATCTTGAAATAAAATGGACCACATTGCTAAAGTTtagaataaattaataattatgaatgCACGGTCAGATAAAGTCATTGGTTAATTTAACATCAGACCAGAATTAATctaatttaaaatcaaaattgGACTAGAATTTATTTAATTGATATTGGATTGAATCAGACTTGTGATAAAGCCGCAgaattttttctttaaaatgtTGGGGGAAAAAAAACAATAATCTGTAGATTTGATTAAAATGGGATTCCCCAGATGCAGCAGACAAATTTTCAAGTCTCATAGAATCTAATCGCATCCATACATTTATCTCTGGCAGCCTTATACAGTGGGAGAAGTGCATGCACTGAAATTCCCAACTTGTGATCTCTGTTCCAAAAATTTGAGTCTTCCCGATCCAGGGAATTAACACCTGAGATTTCTGAGTTGAAAAACCCATCTTATCGATTCAACAAATCGAATCCCTATTCACTCGGAGGAATTCCTGCAAATGAAGCCCCTTAATGGCTGCTTCACTCCGCCATTTTCACCAGGCTTTGATCCTATGTCATCCATCTTCTCCAGACTTTTCTCTTTATCTGCCATTTTCACTTCAAGGATTATTTTAAGCACACTAGCTACCCCATCTTTACACTTTGTTATCTTTCACTCTACCTTTTCTTCAACAGCGGCACTATACTATTGCCATAGCTTCTCTTCTCCAAAATATTCTTATCTTCTAATTCTTTACAGAGCAATGGTGCTCTACTACTTTTGAAGAAAAGCAATCACcttattattagtattattattgtGTTCAGAGTATTTTTCATACTAACTTTCCTATGCTGAGATTAACTCCTCACGTTCGGTTAGCCTATTGCATTCAAGATAAATATTCTGAAATTCAAGGAATGGAAATTCCATTCTTACCAATCGACTAACCTATCAAGTTTTATCTTCTTTAATGATGGGTTCTTGCTTATATCATTTCTGTTAATGAAATTAGTATTCTTTGGTCTTAAGGCCTGCTGTAGTGTGGAACAGTATTCTGTTGGAAAGAAGCATTCATGGAGGTCCACATTTTGAGTAAAAAAAAAGGAGTAATTGACAAACAGGATTAGCTTGCTATAAAAAACTAGGAGATATTTGTGTAGGATATGCAACATAATATGTATAGAATTGGGCGAATTTTCCAATATTTGCATCTAATCTACCCTTCTTTTTTTGTAATTTACAATTTGGTCCTTATGTTTTCAGAAAATAACTATTTAGTCActaaattttaaacaattaattatttagtccttggatattatattacactttagtctctaaattttataaaattaattatttagtccctaAATTTTGAAAAAGTTAATTTGTTAGTCCCCAGGTTTTATATTACACTTTAGTCCCTGAATTTTGAAAACTTAATTATTTAGTCTCTGAATTTTATACTATATCACACTTTAatctctataattttaatatataaaataatttaatcattttgaatgaaattattacaaatattaaaattacagggactaaattattctatatattaaaaatatatgatttaaataatttattttctaaaatatagGGATTAAAGTGTAATGCAGTGCAAAACTCTataaaaattattgtaaatggttttaaaatcccttataatttatttaatgggttatcggtatgtgaagtacgataattt
It contains:
- the LOC110641651 gene encoding cell wall / vacuolar inhibitor of fructosidase 2 gives rise to the protein MGASAIFLFLLLSSLAFRQQIFHQPLIFVKGDMDLIQKTCKNTKYYDLCVSSLKSNATSSKADTKGLALIMIGIGIANATATSSYLSSQLPSSANDTILKKVLKECADKYSYAGDALQASVQDLAVESYDYAYMHIMAAADYPNGCHNAFKRYPELAYPPEIARREKGLKQICDVVLGIVDLLGW